In the Engystomops pustulosus chromosome 2, aEngPut4.maternal, whole genome shotgun sequence genome, one interval contains:
- the LOC140117556 gene encoding NEDD4-binding protein 2-like 2 isoform X5, giving the protein MYGVVCVGPCVWMRRPLRGLLQVTSLEMPHAEKHLSHLVHDSSIEPCLKRSRPDSSSSWAWKGPDFYKEHEATSQKWSFSTSLEERTHQSGHRGDINVKYDSYVEEVRCRHGKEQDDTKSNQHPCELPRKEKNDSNCDVTFSGTSTSFIGPQYRPSPQEKPHLGVPGNPSAAPSFKIATVEVGKFASQSKGKHGMDYELRQFYKELNELEAEVDDQTKVTNTEVDVGSHIVPRPDKSPAARPSNHHHGQVPTSQPYGSSNLVSLTFPSKEEPGPHLERPPLPLNNLFSGDGPRPYPPTNSSFVSHAIPPPRFDGGPPPTFIVPYGPPPPRFNFPMTFPRPGSILPPPTPPAHNLNYNIRHEIPWHRSPVPPKSCYSSQGIPHNKTFSQDTSERTWRDLQCNGLYGPQDGQSGEQMLPHMGNRTPIPYPGRSEEKSRRLLVLLRGVPGSGKSTLARTLLQQSPDGIVLSTDDYFCQENGYTYDVKLLGDAHSWNQNRARRALDDGRSPVIIDNTNIQGWEMKPYVQMAVDRRYDVEFMEPDTWWKKDAQELERRNTHRVPRDKISQMLERYEHEMTVPVVMNAVEPRHARPNRPPPEARPRTPMLKKKRYQKSHKIGRKIASDKDRLSLQKDEELEILALEQTETYCKVGRFIIDAADAFDPKDYIVPLGYDLARRIHQRWKTSLEEKCKFLPAT; this is encoded by the exons ATGTATGGAGTAGTATGTGTCGGGCCCTGTGTATGGATGCGGCGGCCGCTTCGGGGCCTTTTACAGGTGACATCGCTTGAG ATGCCTCATGCAGAAAAGCACTTATCTCACCTTGTGCATGATTCCTCTATTGAACCTTGCCTGAAAAGGTCCAGGCCGGACTCCTCCTCGTCATGGGCTTGGAAAGGACCTGACTTCTACAAGGAACATGAAGCCACATCACAGAAATGGAGCTTCTCTACAAGCTTGGAGGAGAGAACCCATCAATCAGGACATAGAGGTGATATCaatgtaaaatatgactcttatgTGGAGGAAGTAAGATGTCGCCATGGTAAGGAGCAGGACGACACTAAATCCAACCAGCATCCGTGTGAACTTCCTAGAAAGGAGAAAAATGACAGTAACTGTGATGTGACATTTTCAGGAACCAGCACTTCTTTCATAGGACCACAATATCGTCCGTCGCCTCAAGAAAAACCTCATCTTGGAGTCCCCGGTAATCCAAGTGCTGCTCCTTCTTTCAAAATCGCCACTGTAGAGGTGGGCAAGTTTGCCAGTCAATCAAAAGGCAAGCACGGCATGGACTATGAGCTACGGCAATTTTATAAAGAGTTAAATGAACTTGAAGCTGAGGTTGACGACCAGACTAAGGTCACTAACACAGAGGTGGATGTTGGGTCACATATCGTCCCTCGCCCTGACAAGTCACCAGCTGCTCGCccttccaaccatcatcatggccAGGTGCCTACCTCACAGCCATACGGATCTTCTAACTTGGTATCCCTTACCTTCCCTTCAAAAGAAGAACCAGGACCACACCTAGAAAGACCCCCACTACCTCTAAATAATCTGTTTTCTGGTGATGGTCCTCGTCCATATCCTCCAACAAACTCTTCTTTTGTAAGCCATGCAATACCACCTCCGAGGTTTGATGGCGGACCTCCACCTACCTTTATAGTACCTTATGGCCCACCCCCACCACGGTTTAATTTTCCAATGACTTTTCCAAGGCCAGGTTCTATACTACCCCCACCAACACCACCGGCACACAACCTAAATTACAATATTAGACATGAGATTCCATGGCATAGGTCCCCTGTACCTCCTAAAAGCTGTTATTCCTCTCAGGGGATCCCTCACAACAAGACCTTTTCACAAGACACAAGTGAAAGGACGTGGCGGGACCTTCAGTGTAATGGTCTGTATGGACCACAGGATGGACAGTCTGGTGAACAGATGTTACCTCATATGGGTAACAGGACACCTATACCATATCCTGGTAGATCTGAGGAGAAAAGCAGAAGACTATTGGTGCTACTAAGAGGAGTTCCTGGCTCGGGGAAAAGTACGCTGGCTCG TACTCTGCTCCAGCAGTCTCCTGACGGGATTGTCCTCAGCACCGATGATTACTTTTGCCAGGAAAATGGATACACGTACGATGTCAAATTGCTTGGGGATGCCCATAGCTGGAATCAGAACAGAG CCAGAAGAGCGCTGGATGATGGACGGTCTCCGGTTATTATCGATAACACTAATATCCAGGGCTGGGAAATGAAGCCCTATGTGCAGATG GCTGTGGACAGGAGATACGACGTGGAATTTATGGAGCCGGATACTTGGTGGAAGAAGGACGCTCAGGAACTGGAAAG GAGGAACACGCACAGAGTCCCACGTGACAAGATCTCGCAGATGTTGGAACGCTACGAGCATGAAATGACTGTCCCCGTAGTCATGAACGCGGTGGAACCTCGTCATGCTCGCCCTAATCGCCCACCCCCAGAGGCCCGGCCGAG GACACCCATGCTGAAAAAGAAACGTTACCAGAAAAGCCACAAGATTGGAAGAAAAATTGCAAGTGATAAAGACCGTTTATCACTCCAAAAAGATGAAGAACTGGAGATCTTGGCGCTCGAACAGACAGAGACTTACTGTAAagtgggaagatttatcatagatGCTGCAG
- the LOC140117556 gene encoding uncharacterized protein isoform X2: MYINVKTAPLPISCSRSVYKMPHAEKHLSHLVHDSSIEPCLKRSRPDSSSSWAWKGPDFYKEHEATSQKWSFSTSLEERTHQSGHRGDINVKYDSYVEEVRCRHGKEQDDTKSNQHPCELPRKEKNDSNCDVTFSGTSTSFIGPQYRPSPQEKPHLGVPGNPSAAPSFKIATVEVGKFASQSKGKHGMDYELRQFYKELNELEAEVDDQTKVTNTEVDVGSHIVPRPDKSPAARPSNHHHGQVPTSQPYGSSNLVSLTFPSKEEPGPHLERPPLPLNNLFSGDGPRPYPPTNSSFVSHAIPPPRFDGGPPPTFIVPYGPPPPRFNFPMTFPRPGSILPPPTPPAHNLNYNIRHEIPWHRSPVPPKSCYSSQGIPHNKTFSQDTSERTWRDLQCNGLYGPQDGQSGEQMLPHMGNRTPIPYPGRSEEKSRRLLVLLRGVPGSGKSTLARTLLQQSPDGIVLSTDDYFCQENGYTYDVKLLGDAHSWNQNRARRALDDGRSPVIIDNTNIQGWEMKPYVQMAVDRRYDVEFMEPDTWWKKDAQELERRNTHRVPRDKISQMLERYEHEMTVPVVMNAVEPRHARPNRPPPEARPRTPMLKKKRYQKSHKIGRKIASDKDRLSLQKDEELEILALEQTETYCKVGRFIIDAAGIGKVRVKMIFSGKEGYLLDCLAELFLHHSNISTAAFLGMVSRLMDLTDRRISQLISKSESLVSHGQHLFFTYLLSAVVGGMLYKGTNSVRPFLRWLRAHSKGLLPIDQSHSRNQNIMNEGIDLYHSFIVSFLEQPLALYDVKYFELQTFSWSMDQLPGRVNKNQDGKSNQKLLWCQRQKNPPLEKEIVKHKSQQIRDNSKSSVETNQTIPQRHRCRRRIYKLAPTFQHPRILSGTQISSRTDKCGNVATAPHPETDAVYTTQNLPEDYVMRSLVRDECIACLTSRGPSCRLKDASVSKAVIYEEDLCPLTFKFSDGPQKFVLKKSYSGFPPGAQSCAGLCLPEQFARQLVELFGCPGVELDAFDPKDYIVPLGYDLARRIHQRWKTSLEEKCKFLPAT, from the exons ATGTATATCAATGTAAAGACGGCACCATTACCTATATCATGCAGCAGATCTGTATATAAG ATGCCTCATGCAGAAAAGCACTTATCTCACCTTGTGCATGATTCCTCTATTGAACCTTGCCTGAAAAGGTCCAGGCCGGACTCCTCCTCGTCATGGGCTTGGAAAGGACCTGACTTCTACAAGGAACATGAAGCCACATCACAGAAATGGAGCTTCTCTACAAGCTTGGAGGAGAGAACCCATCAATCAGGACATAGAGGTGATATCaatgtaaaatatgactcttatgTGGAGGAAGTAAGATGTCGCCATGGTAAGGAGCAGGACGACACTAAATCCAACCAGCATCCGTGTGAACTTCCTAGAAAGGAGAAAAATGACAGTAACTGTGATGTGACATTTTCAGGAACCAGCACTTCTTTCATAGGACCACAATATCGTCCGTCGCCTCAAGAAAAACCTCATCTTGGAGTCCCCGGTAATCCAAGTGCTGCTCCTTCTTTCAAAATCGCCACTGTAGAGGTGGGCAAGTTTGCCAGTCAATCAAAAGGCAAGCACGGCATGGACTATGAGCTACGGCAATTTTATAAAGAGTTAAATGAACTTGAAGCTGAGGTTGACGACCAGACTAAGGTCACTAACACAGAGGTGGATGTTGGGTCACATATCGTCCCTCGCCCTGACAAGTCACCAGCTGCTCGCccttccaaccatcatcatggccAGGTGCCTACCTCACAGCCATACGGATCTTCTAACTTGGTATCCCTTACCTTCCCTTCAAAAGAAGAACCAGGACCACACCTAGAAAGACCCCCACTACCTCTAAATAATCTGTTTTCTGGTGATGGTCCTCGTCCATATCCTCCAACAAACTCTTCTTTTGTAAGCCATGCAATACCACCTCCGAGGTTTGATGGCGGACCTCCACCTACCTTTATAGTACCTTATGGCCCACCCCCACCACGGTTTAATTTTCCAATGACTTTTCCAAGGCCAGGTTCTATACTACCCCCACCAACACCACCGGCACACAACCTAAATTACAATATTAGACATGAGATTCCATGGCATAGGTCCCCTGTACCTCCTAAAAGCTGTTATTCCTCTCAGGGGATCCCTCACAACAAGACCTTTTCACAAGACACAAGTGAAAGGACGTGGCGGGACCTTCAGTGTAATGGTCTGTATGGACCACAGGATGGACAGTCTGGTGAACAGATGTTACCTCATATGGGTAACAGGACACCTATACCATATCCTGGTAGATCTGAGGAGAAAAGCAGAAGACTATTGGTGCTACTAAGAGGAGTTCCTGGCTCGGGGAAAAGTACGCTGGCTCG TACTCTGCTCCAGCAGTCTCCTGACGGGATTGTCCTCAGCACCGATGATTACTTTTGCCAGGAAAATGGATACACGTACGATGTCAAATTGCTTGGGGATGCCCATAGCTGGAATCAGAACAGAG CCAGAAGAGCGCTGGATGATGGACGGTCTCCGGTTATTATCGATAACACTAATATCCAGGGCTGGGAAATGAAGCCCTATGTGCAGATG GCTGTGGACAGGAGATACGACGTGGAATTTATGGAGCCGGATACTTGGTGGAAGAAGGACGCTCAGGAACTGGAAAG GAGGAACACGCACAGAGTCCCACGTGACAAGATCTCGCAGATGTTGGAACGCTACGAGCATGAAATGACTGTCCCCGTAGTCATGAACGCGGTGGAACCTCGTCATGCTCGCCCTAATCGCCCACCCCCAGAGGCCCGGCCGAG GACACCCATGCTGAAAAAGAAACGTTACCAGAAAAGCCACAAGATTGGAAGAAAAATTGCAAGTGATAAAGACCGTTTATCACTCCAAAAAGATGAAGAACTGGAGATCTTGGCGCTCGAACAGACAGAGACTTACTGTAAagtgggaagatttatcatagatGCTGCAGGTATCGGGAAAGTTAGAGTGAAGATGATTTTTTCTGGAAAAGAAGGATATTTATTGGATTGTCTAGCAGAACTTTTCTTACACCACTCTAATATTAGTACGGCTGCATTTTTGGGCATGGTGTCCAGACTCATGGACCTCACAGACAGACGTATAAGTCAGTTAATTTCCAAGAGTGAAAGTTTAGTCTCCCATGGACAGCACTTGTTTTTTACCTATCTGCTCTCTGCGGTGGTAGGTGGTATGTTATACAAAGGCACAAATAGTGTGAGACCGTTCCTCAGGTGGCTCCGAGCACATTCTAAAGGTCTACTTCCTATAGACCAAAGCCATTCTAGAAACCAGAACATAATGAATGAGGGCATTGATCTATACCATAGCTTTATTGTATCTTTCTTAGAACAACCTTTGGCCCTTTATGACGTAAAATACTTTGAGCTTCAAACTTTTTCCTGGTCAATGGATCAACTTCCAGGTAGGGTAAACAAGAACCAAGATGGAAAATCTAACCAAAAACTCTTATGGTGCCAAAGACAGAAGAATCCTCCTCTAGAGAAAGAGATTGTTAAACACAAGAGTCAACAAATCAGGGACAATTCTAAAAGTTCTGTAGAAACCAACCAGACAATTCCACAACGTCATAGGTGCCGTAGGAGAATCTACAAATTGGCACCAACTTTTCAACATCCAAGAATTTTATCAGGAACCCAAATAAGTAGTAGGACAGACAAGTGCGGAAATGTAGCAACTGCTCCTCATCCAGAAACTGATGCAGTGTATACAACACAGAACTTACCGGAAGATTATGTCATGAGAAGTTTGGTCCGTGATGAATGTATAGCTTGTTTGACCAGTAGAGGTCCAAGTTGTAGGCTTAAAGATGCAAGTGTAAGCAAAGCTGTCATCTATGAAGAAGACCTCTGTCCACTGACATTCAAGTTCTCAGATGGTCCTCAGAAGTTTGTACTTAAGAAAAGTTACTCCGGTTTCCCTCCTGGGGCACAGTCTTGTGCTGGACTCTGTTTACCAGAACAATTTGCCAGACAACTTGTGGAGCTCTTTGGGTGCCCGGGTGTTGAATTAG
- the LOC140117556 gene encoding NEDD4-binding protein 2-like 2 isoform X6 encodes MYGVVCVGPCVWMRRPLRGLLQVTSLEMPHAEKHLSHLVHDSSIEPCLKRSRPDSSSSWAWKGPDFYKEHEATSQKWSFSTSLEERTHQSGHRGDINVKYDSYVEEVRCRHGKEQDDTKSNQHPCELPRKEKNDSNCDVTFSGTSTSFIGPQYRPSPQEKPHLGVPGNPSAAPSFKIATVEVGKFASQSKGKHGMDYELRQFYKELNELEAEVDDQTKVTNTEVDVGSHIVPRPDKSPAARPSNHHHGQVPTSQPYGSSNLVSLTFPSKEEPGPHLERPPLPLNNLFSGDGPRPYPPTNSSFVSHAIPPPRFDGGPPPTFIVPYGPPPPRFNFPMTFPRPGSILPPPTPPAHNLNYNIRHEIPWHRSPVPPKSCYSSQGIPHNKTFSQDTSERTWRDLQCNGLYGPQDGQSGEQMLPHMGNRTPIPYPGRSEEKSRRLLVLLRGVPGSGKSTLARTLLQQSPDGIVLSTDDYFCQENGYTYDVKLLGDAHSWNQNRARRALDDGRSPVIIDNTNIQGWEMKPYVQMAVDRRYDVEFMEPDTWWKKDAQELERRNTHRVPRDKISQMLERYEHEMTVPVVMNAVEPRHARPNRPPPEARPRWGASVDCSYSSSSFHSR; translated from the exons ATGTATGGAGTAGTATGTGTCGGGCCCTGTGTATGGATGCGGCGGCCGCTTCGGGGCCTTTTACAGGTGACATCGCTTGAG ATGCCTCATGCAGAAAAGCACTTATCTCACCTTGTGCATGATTCCTCTATTGAACCTTGCCTGAAAAGGTCCAGGCCGGACTCCTCCTCGTCATGGGCTTGGAAAGGACCTGACTTCTACAAGGAACATGAAGCCACATCACAGAAATGGAGCTTCTCTACAAGCTTGGAGGAGAGAACCCATCAATCAGGACATAGAGGTGATATCaatgtaaaatatgactcttatgTGGAGGAAGTAAGATGTCGCCATGGTAAGGAGCAGGACGACACTAAATCCAACCAGCATCCGTGTGAACTTCCTAGAAAGGAGAAAAATGACAGTAACTGTGATGTGACATTTTCAGGAACCAGCACTTCTTTCATAGGACCACAATATCGTCCGTCGCCTCAAGAAAAACCTCATCTTGGAGTCCCCGGTAATCCAAGTGCTGCTCCTTCTTTCAAAATCGCCACTGTAGAGGTGGGCAAGTTTGCCAGTCAATCAAAAGGCAAGCACGGCATGGACTATGAGCTACGGCAATTTTATAAAGAGTTAAATGAACTTGAAGCTGAGGTTGACGACCAGACTAAGGTCACTAACACAGAGGTGGATGTTGGGTCACATATCGTCCCTCGCCCTGACAAGTCACCAGCTGCTCGCccttccaaccatcatcatggccAGGTGCCTACCTCACAGCCATACGGATCTTCTAACTTGGTATCCCTTACCTTCCCTTCAAAAGAAGAACCAGGACCACACCTAGAAAGACCCCCACTACCTCTAAATAATCTGTTTTCTGGTGATGGTCCTCGTCCATATCCTCCAACAAACTCTTCTTTTGTAAGCCATGCAATACCACCTCCGAGGTTTGATGGCGGACCTCCACCTACCTTTATAGTACCTTATGGCCCACCCCCACCACGGTTTAATTTTCCAATGACTTTTCCAAGGCCAGGTTCTATACTACCCCCACCAACACCACCGGCACACAACCTAAATTACAATATTAGACATGAGATTCCATGGCATAGGTCCCCTGTACCTCCTAAAAGCTGTTATTCCTCTCAGGGGATCCCTCACAACAAGACCTTTTCACAAGACACAAGTGAAAGGACGTGGCGGGACCTTCAGTGTAATGGTCTGTATGGACCACAGGATGGACAGTCTGGTGAACAGATGTTACCTCATATGGGTAACAGGACACCTATACCATATCCTGGTAGATCTGAGGAGAAAAGCAGAAGACTATTGGTGCTACTAAGAGGAGTTCCTGGCTCGGGGAAAAGTACGCTGGCTCG TACTCTGCTCCAGCAGTCTCCTGACGGGATTGTCCTCAGCACCGATGATTACTTTTGCCAGGAAAATGGATACACGTACGATGTCAAATTGCTTGGGGATGCCCATAGCTGGAATCAGAACAGAG CCAGAAGAGCGCTGGATGATGGACGGTCTCCGGTTATTATCGATAACACTAATATCCAGGGCTGGGAAATGAAGCCCTATGTGCAGATG GCTGTGGACAGGAGATACGACGTGGAATTTATGGAGCCGGATACTTGGTGGAAGAAGGACGCTCAGGAACTGGAAAG GAGGAACACGCACAGAGTCCCACGTGACAAGATCTCGCAGATGTTGGAACGCTACGAGCATGAAATGACTGTCCCCGTAGTCATGAACGCGGTGGAACCTCGTCATGCTCGCCCTAATCGCCCACCCCCAGAGGCCCGGCCGAGGTGGGGAGCCTCTGTTGACTGTTCATATAGCAGCTCATCATTCCATAGCAGATGA